The following are encoded together in the Daucus carota subsp. sativus chromosome 5, DH1 v3.0, whole genome shotgun sequence genome:
- the LOC108222629 gene encoding uncharacterized protein LOC108222629, with amino-acid sequence MPSPHHRLPPFVSALRNPITWFFISVLILYLLYSSNVALYNDKANCSLPSELLNPREALQTVEHLSNSSLTTSPDEDHNSTSLMLPQTTTPPPPPPPPSIQRFDTKIKHIAFGIAASEFFWENRKEYIKQWWRPGETRGVVWLDKNVSTDRNEGLPEIRISGDTSQFKYTNTQGDRSALRIARVVSETLRLGMKDIRWFVMGDDDTVFMVENVVRVLSKYDHNELYYIGCISESHVQNIVFSYAMAFGGGGFALSYPLAKELERIHDRCIQRYPGLYGSDDRMQACMAELGVPLTREHGFHQYDVYGNLLGLLGAHPVTPLVSLHHLDVLDPVYPKMTRVQAIHHLFEAAKYDSASIAQQSICYDRNREWSISVSWGYVVQIIRGVLSPRELEMPTRTFLNWYKKADYTAYAFNTRPFARQPCQKPYVYYMTSMRYDEKRRQIVAFHSLNKDSYPNCRWQMDSPEEIDDVIVMKKPDNDRWQKSPRRDCCRVMPSGKNSSMYIWVGKCRQGEISEL; translated from the exons ATGCCCTCTCCTCACCATCGCCTGCCGCCTTTTGTGAGCGCTCTCCGAAACCCCATCACTTGGTTCTTTATTAGCGTCCTAATCCTTTATCTTCTTTATTCATCCAATGTCGCTCTGTACAATGATAAAGCCAACTGTTCTTTACCTTCTGAACTTCTTAACCCCAGAGAAGCTCTTCAAACAGTTGAACATTTGAGCAATTCGTCGCTCACGACGTCTCCAGATGAGGATCATAATAGTACTAGCCTTATGCTTCCTCAAACAAcaacaccaccaccaccaccaccaccaccatctatTCAACGATTTGATACCAAGATCAAACACATTGCTTTTGGAATTGCTGCATCAGAGTTTTTTTGGGAGAATAGGAAAGAGTACATCAAACAATGGTGGAGGCCAGGGGAAACTAGAGGGGTTGTTTGGTTGGATAAGAATGTAAGCACGGACAGGAATGAAGGGTTGCCGGAAATAAGGATTTCTGGTGACACTTCGCAGTTTAAGTACACCAACACGCAGGGTGACCGATCAGCATTGAGGATTGCAAGGGTAGTTTCTGAGACATTGAGGCTGGGAATGAAAGATATTAGATGGTTTGTCATGGGAGATGATGACACCGTGTTTATGGTTGAGAATGTGGTAAGAGTATTGTCTAAGTATGACCATAATGAGCTTTACTACATCGGGTGTATATCAGAGAGTCATGTTCAGAACATAGTTTTCTCCTATGCAATGGCATTTGGTGGAGGTGGATTTGCGCTAAGCTATCCATTGGCAAAGGAGTTGGAGAGGATTCACGATCGATGCATTCAACGATATCCGGGACTGTATGGAAGTGATGATAGAATGCAGGCTTGCATGGCAGAACTAGGTGTGCCACTCACTAGGGAACATGGATTTCATCAG TATGACGTGTATGGGAATCTATTAGGACTTTTGGGAGCTCATCCTGTAACTCCTCTGGTTTCGCTACACCACCTCGATGTATTGGATCCAGTATATCCAAAAATGACAAGAGTGCAGGCAATTCATCACCTATTTGAAGCTGCCAAGTATGATAGTGCCAGTATAGCACAGCAGTCCATCTGCTACGACAGGAACCGTGAATGGTCTATCTCAGTTTCATGGGGATACGTTGTTCAGATCATAAGAGGAGTACTATCGCCCAGAGAGCTAGAAATGCCAACAAGAACGTTCCTCAATTGGTACAAGAAGGCTGATTACACTGCCTATGCATTTAATACTAGGCCGTTCGCAAGGCAACCCTGCCAGAAGCCCTATGTTTATTACATGACTTCTATGAGATATGATGAGAAAAGGAGACAAATCGTTGCATTCCATTCTCTTAATAAAGATAGCTACCCTAATTGTAGATGGCAAATGGACTCACCTGAAGAAATTGATGATGTCATCGTCATGAAAAAGCCGGATAATGATCGTTGGCAAAAG TCACCAAGGAGGGATTGTTGTAGGGTTATGCCATCTGGTAAAAACTCAAGCATGTACATATGGGTTGGCAAATGCAGACAAGGGGAAATTAGCGAATTATAG
- the LOC108221739 gene encoding LOW QUALITY PROTEIN: putative respiratory burst oxidase homolog protein H (The sequence of the model RefSeq protein was modified relative to this genomic sequence to represent the inferred CDS: deleted 2 bases in 1 codon) → MEKQLLKGSSNMHVNLESVKIHKDDSGSSGDHGPSTLPPSTSKSTFSRLGSKFKASTKGLKGYGPRRAPGAKSGAFRGLKSVKFIDKKKINKDGWKDAEHRFHQMAVNGKLKRDKFGICVGIQDNSEFAAELFDALVRRRNLDIENGIDIEQFKMFWEDIALQDSDTRLHIFFDMCDRNGDGKLSVDEVKEILLISAAANKLGNFKKHAGHYAALIMEELDPDQLGYIEMWQLEALLRGIGHTSGGGNSSVSSSMQKSQSLTRTMIPTRYRGKFGKYGNLAKEKAYENWRQIWVMSLWLLLNAILFTWKFKQYETMPGFQVCGYCVCIAKGAAETLKLNMALILFPVCRRTLTKLRETFLGAFVPFDDNINFHKIIALGIAIGVLLHTVFHLTCNLVRISTCPKPLFMSTLGSSFDYKQPSYMDIVMTVPGITGVIMLCIMVFSFTLATHSFRRKVVKLPWKFDRLAGFNAFWYSHHLLIVIYILFYIHGTMLIIGKQKTVMFISILPETRYIIIINEAYITDDDLLSMQTWMYITIPVLCYSTERLLVMYDLNYEVHIIKAVIYTGNVLALYMSRPPPFKYKSGMYLFVKCPDLSNYEWHPFSITSAPGDDYLSIHIRALGDWTNELKDRFERVIHTHFFAIDLFKSSLVSRLWPLAYANQICEVQDAKPREGNLVRLETRTNARTSNVTPLGRISSVAPLARMSNATFNERSSNVERLSVASISDVIQNSRSIHEQPDLPEPIFPKIFIKGPYGAPAQDYKEYDILLLIGLGIGATPFISILKDLLNHITPSYIDLGSNEGSFRGKVPERAYFYWITREQASFEWFKGVMDDVAEHDFNHIIEMHNYLTSVYEEGDARSALITMVQSLERAKKGVDIVSNSKIITHFARPNWRKVFEELSQRHNKHCIGVFYCGSATLTKPLRDLCEEFTLETSTRFEFHKENF, encoded by the exons ATGGAAAAACAACTGCTTAAAGGATCAAGTAATATGCATGTCAATCTTGAGAGCGTCAAGATTCATAAAGACGATTCAGGATCATCTGGAGATCATGGGCCTTCTACATTGCCCCCAAGCACAAGCAAAAGTACTTTTAGTAGGCTTGGAAGTAAATTTAAAGCCTCCACCAAGGGACTTAAAGGCTATGGTCCAAGGAGAGCCCCTGGAGCGAAATCGGGAGCGTTTAGAGGGCTTAAGAGCGTAAAATTTATcgataagaaaaaaataaataaagatggTTGGAAAGATGCAGAACATCGTTTTCATCAAATGGCAGTTAATGGAAAGCTCAAGAGAGATAAATTTGGAATTTGTGTTG GAATACAAGATAACAGCGAATTTGCAGCTGAGTTGTTTGATGCCTTAGTGAGGCGTAGGAATCTAGATATAGAGAATGGCATAGATATCGAACAATTTAAGATGTTCTGGGAAGACATTGCACTTCAAGATAGTGATACAAGGCTTCATATATTCTTCGATAT GTGTGACAGGAATGGGGATGGAAAATTATCCGTGGACGAAGTAAAAGAG ATACTGCTGATAAGTGCCGCGGCTAACAAACTTGGAAACTTTAAGAAACATGCGGGACACTATGCAGCTCTCATCATGGAAGAACTAGACCCAGATCAGTTAGGATATATTGAG ATGTGGCAACTTGAAGCACTATTAAGAGGGATAGGTCACACATCTGGAGGAGGAAACAGCTCAGTGAGCTCATCTATGCAGAAATCACAATCACTTACAAGAACTATGATACCGACGAGATATAGAGGTAAATTTGGTAAATATGGAAACTTGGCTAAGGAAAAAGCATATGAAAATTGGAGGCAAATATGGGTAATGTCCTTGTGGTTGCTCTTGAATGCTATCCTCTTTACTTGGAAGTTTAAACAATATGAAACGATGCCGGGTTTTCAAGTGTGTGGCTATTGTGTTTGTATTGCCAAGGGGGCAGCCGAGACACTTAAGTTGAACATGGCTCTCATTCTGTTTCCTGTATGCAGAAGAACACTTACTAAACTTCGTGAAACATTTCTTGGGGCCTTTGTGCCTTTTGATGACAACATAAACTTCCACAAAATCATTGCATTGGGGATTGCAATAGGGGTTCTTCTACATACAGTGTTTCATCTTACTTGCAATCTTGTGAGAATATCAACTTGTCCGAAGCCACTGTTCATGAGTACTCTTGGGAGTTCTTTCGACTACAAGCAGCCATCATATATGGACATTGTAATGACTGTTCCCGGTATAACTGGTGTGATTATGCTTTGCATTATGGTATTTTCATTCACTCTCGCGACACATTCGTTCAGGAGAAAAGTAGTGAAATTACCATGGAAATTTGACCGCTTAGCGGGCTTTAATGCCTTCTGGTATTCACATCATCTTCTGATTGTAATCTATATCCTCTTCTACATTCACGGCACCATGTTGATCATTGGCAAGCAGAAGACGGTAATGTTCATTAGTATCTTGCCTGAAACTCGATATATCATAATCATTAATGAAGCTTATATCACTGATGATGATTTACTCTCTATGCAGACATGGATGTACATCACGATTCCTGTATTGTGTTACTCAACTGAAAGATTGTTGGTTATGTATGATCTTAATTATGAAGTCCACATCATTAAG GCTGTTATCTACACAGGAAATGTGCTAGCATTATACATGAGCAGACCTCCACCATTCAAGTACAAGAGTGGGATGTACCTTTTCGTTAAGTGCCCAGATTTATCAAATTATGAATG GCATCCCTTTTCAATCACTTCAGCACCGGGAGATGACTATTTAAGTATTCATATTCGTGCTCTGGGAGATTGGACTAATGAACTTAAAGACAGATTTGAGAGGGTAATACATACTCATTTCTTTGCTATTGACTTGTTCAAATCATCTCTAGTTTCTCGATTATGGCCTTTAGCATATGCGAAT CAGATCTGTGAAGTCCAAGACGCGAAACCAAGAGAAGGAAATCTTGTTAGACTTGAAACTAGAACAAACGCAAGAACTTCAAATGTAACTCCTCTGGGAAGAATTTCAAGTGTAGCTCCTCTTGCAAGAATGTCAAACGCAACATTTAATGAAAGAAGTTCAAATGTAGAGCGACTCTCAGTCGCATCAATCTCAGATGTCATTCAAAACTCAAGATCAATTCATGAACAACCAGACTTGCCAGAACCAAT TTTTCCAAAAATTTTCATCAAAGGACCCTACGGAGCACCAGCTCAAGACTATAAAGAATACGATATTCTTTTACTCATTGGTTTAGGAATAGGAGCAACTCCATTTATCAGCATCCTAAAAGATCTTTTAAACCACATTACGCCATCTTACATTGATTTG GGTTCGAATGAAGGCAGCTTTCGCGGTAAAGTTCCAGAACGAGCATACTTTTATTGGATAACAAGAGAACAAGCCTCATTTGAATGGTTCAAAGGCGTGATGGACGATGTTGCAGAACATGATTTTAAT CATATAATTGAAATGCATAATTATCTGACTAGTGTATATGAAGAAGGTGATGCACGATCAGCACTCATAACCATGGTTCAGTCCTTAGAACGCGCTAAAAAAGGTGTTGACATTGTTTCAAATAGTAAG ATAATAACTCATTTTGCCAGACCTAATTGGAGAAAGGTGTTCGAAGAATTATCACAACGTCATAACAAACATTGCATAG GCGTGTTCTACTGTGGAAGTGCCACACTTACGAAACCACTGAGGGATCTTTGCGAAGAATTTACCTTGGAAACATCAACTCGTTTTGAGTTTCACAAGGAAAACTTTTGA
- the LOC108221994 gene encoding uncharacterized protein LOC108221994 has protein sequence MVIETRRVNCLRFDSEMSSKNRESMSTDEDEFLDDVFSDEEDDDDDEFNDCDSGAGSDDFDLLELGETGAEYVQVGDQTCSIPLELYDLSGFGDILSMDVWNDVLTEEERFDLTKFLPDMDQEMFMRTLKELFTGCNMHFGNPLDKLFKLFKGGLCEPRVALYRQGSIFFQNCNHYHHLQKYQNSMVTNFHQIKDAWANCKGYSIEEKIRVLNIMKSQKSLMHEDMEDLETDSEREESVDGIWNRRLMNQKVGQKISHYSEEKLSSAFGYSSREKQVALDTAHYERQNPKGTLKVTGSKKSASKESAGCYSAGRQGMKMRSSPYGFASTSSRYDMASGNNSHAAFRMRNRVPDDNTDGEALYKVAVQSNRSFLSTSRKDDPANSKVSEKYENYGGDKYSDIFTGLPLSSKKDFSAYNRNRTVNQLSDIELLTTKPSKSVFSHEYVNNLESPDNMQHLNVGERVKFEKGHSSNLLLKGNRAELSDRGDPFRHGIAKEEHFSTDLSPKYGNLNVKSKSKFEKNSPDIKVNDRSGSGYRENPKHEDRGAISNQDGRRVVPNVKRRRTFTSDSDSSEQYEDDNPLMRSKWAYPGGASGMKSVSYPKQAKFVKGDEKIGGCGDEISNIQKKMGFHGTHSYISEDIFSMKAKQKNKMDDMGRNFPGPGRSTGYNYNDDWGEWSKFGRNGHVQDEQSERISMASMRPYNVGRMEKIETMPGYSMADNEDDSLKSILAKHKNTSGKMQNKGKDIGARDRHFERSDMQLLECNSSMKKRKVKDDMMINVPEPNEIGTPEKGVSDLSSTVVLAGDDVESKSVKKQFTLITPTVDAEFSFSIIHLLSAVRMAMTTILPDDPVDMGKHNGNNNGVLKDDEEESKQEGIGGELSHLNRDIKNTARTTELNLPSLTVQDIVNRVKSNPGDPCILETQEPLQDLVRGVLKLLSSKSPPLGAKGWKAVLKYEKSTKSWSWIGPRSPSDQETIEEVTSPEAWGLPRKMLVKLVDSFANWLKSSQETLRLIGSLPAPPLTLMQLNIDEKERFKDLRAQKSLNTISQSCDEVRSYFRKEEVLRYAIPDRAFCYTAADGKKSFVAPLRKCGGKLTSKAREHFLLKQDRPPHVTILCLVRDAAARLPGSIGTRADVCTLIRDSQYVVEEVSDAQVNQVVSGALDRLHYERDPCVQFDGERKLWMYLHRDREEEDFEDDGTSSTKKWKRPKKEAPESSERGLVTVANNVSIEGGQTQIEPSSNLIVDPTCMDEDKRADHLYYNDGQNEVNLEGLDQPGIHYSSDLIVDPSSMVDHKMVDHLHYDDRHMEVNIGGLDIIGIPSGSGLNVDPSCMDDGRRVDHLHYSDKHMEVSIEGLDQTGIQLSSEVRVDPLCIADNKRMDHLNYNDREMEVNIDGLEPKQGIMDQGPPMVWQAHGLNSIQENSLLCIENSRPGDFDNGNLGR, from the coding sequence ATGGTGATTGAGACACGTAGAGTAAACTGTTTAAGATTTGATTCCGAGATGTCCTCTAAGAATAGGGAGAGTATGTCGACTGATGAAGATGAGTTTTTGGATGATGTTTTTTCGGATGAGGAggatgacgatgatgatgaaTTTAATGATTGTGATTCTGGCGCGGGTTCTGATGACTTTGATTTGTTAGAATTGGGGGAAACTGGAGCAGAGTATGTACAAGTTGGGGATCAGACTTGTAGTATTCCGTTGGAGTTGTATGATCTTTCCGGGTTTGGTGATATTTTGTCTATGGATGTGTGGAATGATGTTTTGACAGAGGAAGAAAGGTTTGATCTGACAAAGTTTCTACCAGATATGGATCAAGAGATGTTTATGCGGACGTTGAAGGAGCTGTTTACAGGTTGTAATATGCATTTTGGTAATCCCCTTGATAAGctttttaaattgtttaaaGGTGGGCTATGTGAACCACGGGTTGCACTTTATAGGCAGGGTTCGATTTTCTTTCAGAACTGCAACCATTATCATCATCTCCAGAAGTATCAGAACTCGATGGTCACTAATTTTCATCAGATAAAGGATGCTTGGGCGAATTGCAAGGGATACAGCATTGAAGAGAAGATCCGAGTGTTGAATATTATGAAAAGTCAAAAGAGCTTAATGCATGAAGATATGGAAGACTTGGAAACTGACTCGGAAAGGGAAGAATCGGTAGATGGCATTTGGAATAGGAGGCTGATGAACCAGAAAGTAGGACAGAAAATAAGTCATTATTCTGAGGAAAAGCTGAGTTCAGCCTTTGGTTACTCTTCTCGAGAGAAGCAGGTGGCACTTGATACAGCACATTATGAAAGGCAAAATCCAAAAGGGACCTTGAAAGTAACTGGGTCGAAGAAATCTGCTTCAAAAGAATCAGCAGGTTGTTACTCTGCTGGTCGTCAGGGCATGAAAATGAGGTCAAGCCCTTATGGTTTTGCATCAACTTCTTCAAGATATGACATGGCTTCTGGAAACAATTCACACGCTGCTTTCAGGATGAGAAATCGGGTACCAGATGATAATACTGACGGAGAAGCATTGTATAAAGTAGCTGTCCAGAGCAATCGGAGTTTCCTAAGCACTAGTCGAAAGGATGATCCTGCTAACTCTAAAGTTTCGGAGAAGTATGAAAATTACGGAGGTGATAAATATTCTGATATCTTCACAGGCTTACCTTTGTCTTCAAAAAAGGATTTTTCTGCCTACAATAGGAACAGAACTGTGAATCAGTTATCAGATATTGAGTTGTTAACAACAAAGCCATCTAAATCTGTGTTTTCTCATGAATACGTCAACAATCTTGAATCCCCTGATAACATGCAGCACTTAAATGTTGGTGAGAGAGTGAAGTTTGAGAAAGGGCACTCTtcaaatttattgttgaaaGGAAATCGGGCTGAGTTATCAGATAGAGGTGATCCCTTTCGGCATGGGATAGCTAAAGAAGAGCATTTCTCAACTGATTTATCACCTAAATATGGTAATTTAAATGTTAAAAGCAAGTCCAAGTTTGAAAAGAACTCTCCTGATATTAAAGTGAATGATAGATCTGGTTCAGGGTATAGAGAGAATCCAAAACATGAGGACAGGGGCGCGATATCTAATCAGGATGGACGACGAGTTGTGCCAAATGTAAAGCGCCGAAGAACTTTCACTTCAGATTCAGACTCATCTGAGCAATATGAGGATGACAATCCTTTGATGAGGAGCAAGTGGGCTTATCCCGGTGGTGCCTCAGGTATGAAATCTGTTTCATATCCAAAGCAggctaaatttgtcaaaggGGATGAAAAGATTGGTGGATGTGGTGATGAAATTTCCAACATCCAGAAGAAGATGGGTTTCCATGGTACACATTCATATATTTCAGAAGACATTTTCAGCATGAAAGCAAAACAAAAGAATAAGATGGATGATATGGGCAGAAATTTTCCTGGACCAGGTAGGAGCACTGGTTATAATTACAATGATGATTGGGGAGAGTGGTCCAAGTTTGGAAGGAATGGTCATGTACAGGATGAACAGAGCGAAAGGATTTCAATGGCATCCATGCGTCCTTACAATGTTGGCAGGATGGAGAAAATAGAAACCATGCCTGGCTACTCAATGGCTGACAAtgaagatgattcacttaaAAGTATATTAGCAAAGCATAAAAACACTTCTGGTAAGATGCAAAATAAAGGTAAAGATATTGGAGCAAGGGACCGACATTTTGAAAGATCTGACATGCAGCTATTAGAATGCAATTCTTCAATGAAAAAAAGGAAAGTTAAGGATGATATGATGATAAACGTACCTGAGCCAAATGAAATTGGTACTCCTGAAAAAGGAGTTTCTGATCTATCTTCTACTGTAGTGTTAGCTGGAGATGATGTCGAAAGCAAATCAGTAAAGAAGCAATTTACATTGATCACTCCTACTGTTGATGCTGAATTTTCATTCTCAATCATTCATCTTCTTTCAGCTGTTCGTATGGCAATGACAACCATACTTCCTGATGATCCTGTGGACATGGGAAAGCATAATGGCAACAATAATGGAGTGCTGAAAGATGATGAGGAGGAGAGTAAGCAGGAGGGCATTGGTGGGGAACTATCTCACCTAAACAGGGATATAAAGAACACTGCGAGAACTACCGAGCTGAATCTTCCATCTCTTACTGTTCAGGATATTGTTAACCGTGTAAAATCAAATCCAGGAGATCCTTGTATTCTTGAGACTCAAGAGCCACTTCAGGATTTGGTCAGAGGTGTTCTTAAATTATTATCATCTAAATCACCTCCTTTAGGAGCAAAAGGTTGGAAAGCAGttttgaaatatgaaaaatctacAAAATCCTGGTCCTGGATTGGTCCACGGAGTCCTTCAGATCAGGAAACTATCGAGGAGGTGACATCTCCTGAAGCTTGGGGTCTTCCACGCAAAATGCTAGTGAAGCTAGTTGACTCATTTGCAAATTGGTTGAAAAGTAGTCAAGAGACCCTCCGACTAATTGGAAGTCTTCCTGCCCCTCCGTTGACATTGATGCAGCTTAACATTGACGAGAAAGAAAGGTTTAAGGACTTGAGAGCTCAAAAGAGTCTAAACACCATAAGCCAAAGCTGTGATGAGGTAAGAAGTTATTTTCGCAAGGAAGAAGTTCTCAGATATGCAATACCTGACAGGGCCTTCTGCTACACTGCTGCTGATGGTAAAAAATCCTTTGTAGCTCCCTTAAGAAAGTGTGGTGGTAAACTAACATCAAAAGCCCGAGAGCACTTTTTGTTGAAGCAGGATCGGCCGCCGCATGTTACAATTCTTTGCCTTGTCAGAGATGCAGCTGCTAGATTGCCTGGCAGTATTGGAACAAGGGCAGATGTCTGTACTTTAATTAGAGATTCCCAGTATGTAGTGGAAGAGGTCTCTGATGCACAAGTCAATCAAGTTGTTAGTGGGGCCTTGGATCGTCTGCATTATGAACGTGATCCTTGTGTTCAATTTGATGGTGAGAGGAAATTATGGATGTATCTGCATAGAGACAGAGAAGAGGAAGATTTTGAGGATGATGGGACGTCATCTACTAAAAAGTGGAAGAGGCCAAAAAAAGAAGCTCCTGAGTCATCTGAACGGGGATTGGTGACTGTGGCTAATAATGTGAGTATAGAAGGGGGCCAAACTCAGATTGAACCAAGCTCTAATCTTATTGTTGACCCTACATGCATGGATGAAGATAAAAGGGCGGATCATCTGTATTATAATGATGGGCAGAATGAAGTCAACCTTGAGGGTCTTGACCAGCCTGGGATACATTATAGCTCTGATCTTATTGTTGACCCTTCAAGCATGGTTGACCATAAAATGGTAGATCATTTGCATTATGATGATAGACATATGGAAGTCAACATTGGGGGTCTTGACATAATTGGGATTCCTTCAGGCTCTGGTCTTAATGTTGATCCTTCATGTATGGATGATGGAAGAAGGGTGGATCATTTGCATTATAGTGATAAACATATGGAAGTTAGCATTGAGGGTCTTGACCAAACTGGGATTCAATTAAGCTCTGAAGTTCGTGTTGACCCTTTATGCATAGCTGATAATAAAAGAATGGATCATTTGAATTACAATGACAGAGAAATGGAAGTTAACATTGATGGTCTCGAACCTAAGCAAGGGATCATGGACCAAGGTCCTCCAATGGTGTGGCAGGCTCATGGCCTAAATTCCATCCAGGAGAACAGCTTGTTATGCATAGAAAATTCCAGACCCGGTGATTTTGACAATGGGAATTTGGGCAGATGA